A genome region from Paenibacillus pabuli includes the following:
- the priA gene encoding primosomal protein N': protein MEIAKVIVDVPVKQTDRPFDYLVPESMRDWIEIGSRVGVPFGHRTVQGFVIDLVPRTGTESFKLKPIQELLDIVPPLSEDLVQLAEWMSERYASNRILSLQVMVPTALKGKAERYISIGDALDGQQARAQSDEDVLFVWGEESTSEKVQQDIIRFVKSRGQVPLQQLSRKYPNHAALIKKLLLGGVLLESQAIKDKLNKKTMKAVDLAVDAAAAQEALASFPAKAQRQKEVLAFLLEMKELLPMPMKELLATLQVSAATVKGLEEKGLLVTEDVEVFRDPYQGRKFRATEPLALTAEQQNVYDKINGRLQERRHGVFLLHGVTGSGKTEVYLQTIQQCIEQDRQAIVLVPEIALTPQMVERFKGRFGDQVAVMHSRLSGGERYDEWRKIREGQVKVAIGARSAVFAPFDRLGLIIMDEEHETSYKQEETPKYHARDVAVKRAQQHQAVVVLGSATPSLESYYAARSQSNDDFAPLLLEMPTRALGNNLPDVRIIDMREELKDGNRSMFSRALHKGLEERLERGEQTVLLLNRRGYSTFVMCRSCGYVAGCPECDISLTYHQRSNNLRCHYCGYAEAAPEVCPECGSEHIRYFGTGTQRVEEELAKLFPGIRVIRMDVDTTTEKGSHEKLLKQFREKKADVLLGTQMVAKGLDFPDVTLVGVITADSALNLPDFRAAEKTFQLLTQVAGRAGRHQLPGEVFVQSYTPEHYSIGHASQHDYVSFVREELLHRRNLQYPPYCRLILVTFSHEQLPVLIRLAENYTRLLKERANAAGWLGSLDRFSNDAFDVLGPVASPIPRIKNRYRFQCMIKWRGDVDAIGIALETARRMDDDVQAQKLLISLDVDPQMLM, encoded by the coding sequence ATGGAGATCGCCAAGGTTATTGTCGATGTTCCGGTGAAGCAGACAGACCGGCCCTTTGATTATCTGGTGCCGGAATCGATGCGTGATTGGATAGAGATTGGCAGTCGGGTAGGCGTGCCATTTGGACATCGTACCGTGCAGGGATTCGTGATTGATCTTGTACCGCGTACCGGAACAGAGTCCTTCAAACTGAAACCCATTCAGGAACTGTTGGATATCGTTCCCCCTTTGTCAGAAGATTTGGTGCAGCTCGCGGAGTGGATGAGTGAACGATATGCCAGTAACCGCATTTTGTCGTTACAGGTGATGGTGCCGACTGCACTGAAAGGTAAAGCGGAGCGATATATCTCCATTGGGGATGCACTGGATGGACAGCAGGCCCGAGCACAGTCGGATGAAGATGTTCTCTTCGTGTGGGGAGAGGAGTCCACATCCGAGAAGGTACAGCAGGACATTATACGTTTTGTTAAAAGTCGCGGGCAGGTCCCTTTGCAGCAATTGAGCCGGAAATATCCCAACCATGCAGCATTGATCAAAAAGCTTTTGCTTGGCGGTGTATTGCTGGAGAGCCAGGCAATCAAGGACAAGCTGAACAAAAAAACAATGAAGGCAGTGGATTTGGCGGTAGATGCGGCTGCGGCGCAGGAGGCACTTGCGTCTTTCCCCGCTAAGGCACAGCGGCAGAAGGAGGTTCTTGCTTTTCTGCTGGAAATGAAAGAGCTACTGCCGATGCCGATGAAAGAATTGCTGGCCACGCTTCAAGTGTCTGCGGCTACCGTCAAAGGGCTTGAGGAGAAAGGGCTGCTGGTAACGGAAGACGTGGAAGTCTTTCGTGACCCTTACCAGGGCAGAAAGTTTCGCGCCACTGAACCGCTTGCTCTTACTGCAGAGCAGCAGAATGTGTACGATAAAATAAATGGCCGATTACAGGAAAGGCGCCATGGCGTCTTTTTGTTACATGGTGTAACAGGCAGCGGTAAAACGGAAGTGTATCTGCAGACGATTCAGCAGTGCATTGAGCAGGATCGGCAGGCGATTGTCCTTGTACCTGAGATCGCGCTCACACCACAAATGGTCGAGCGGTTTAAAGGACGATTCGGAGACCAGGTTGCCGTCATGCACAGCCGTCTTTCGGGCGGAGAACGTTATGATGAATGGCGCAAAATCCGGGAAGGCCAGGTAAAGGTTGCTATTGGCGCACGTTCCGCTGTCTTTGCTCCATTTGACCGACTTGGTCTGATCATTATGGATGAGGAGCATGAGACCTCTTACAAACAGGAAGAAACGCCGAAATATCATGCACGTGATGTAGCTGTAAAAAGAGCACAGCAGCATCAGGCTGTCGTGGTCCTGGGCTCTGCTACGCCTTCGCTGGAAAGTTATTATGCCGCACGTTCGCAGAGCAATGATGATTTTGCTCCGCTTCTGCTGGAGATGCCTACTCGGGCGCTCGGCAACAATTTGCCGGATGTGCGGATCATTGACATGCGCGAAGAGTTGAAGGATGGCAACCGTTCGATGTTCAGCCGGGCTCTGCACAAGGGGCTGGAGGAGCGCTTGGAGCGTGGGGAGCAGACGGTTTTACTTTTGAACCGCCGGGGATATTCCACTTTTGTCATGTGCCGCAGCTGTGGTTATGTGGCCGGCTGTCCCGAGTGTGATATTTCACTGACGTATCACCAGCGTTCGAACAATCTCCGGTGTCACTATTGCGGGTATGCGGAAGCAGCTCCCGAGGTATGCCCGGAATGTGGCAGTGAACATATCCGTTATTTTGGTACAGGTACGCAGCGAGTGGAGGAAGAACTGGCTAAGTTGTTCCCGGGAATCCGTGTAATTCGCATGGATGTGGACACAACAACGGAGAAGGGTTCGCATGAGAAACTTCTGAAGCAGTTCCGGGAGAAAAAGGCGGATGTGCTGCTTGGTACCCAGATGGTTGCCAAGGGATTGGATTTCCCGGATGTCACCCTTGTCGGTGTCATCACGGCAGACTCAGCACTGAACCTGCCCGATTTCCGGGCTGCCGAGAAGACCTTTCAACTGCTGACCCAGGTGGCAGGACGTGCAGGGCGGCATCAATTGCCTGGTGAGGTATTTGTCCAATCCTATACGCCTGAGCACTATTCCATTGGCCATGCAAGCCAGCATGATTATGTTTCTTTTGTGCGTGAGGAATTGCTTCATCGCCGCAATCTGCAATACCCGCCGTATTGCCGTCTGATTCTGGTGACCTTTTCGCATGAGCAGTTGCCCGTTCTGATCCGGCTGGCTGAGAATTATACACGTTTGTTGAAAGAACGCGCCAATGCAGCAGGTTGGCTGGGAAGCCTGGACCGTTTTAGCAACGATGCCTTTGACGTCCTTGGCCCTGTAGCTTCGCCCATTCCACGGATCAAGAATAGATACCGATTCCAATGTATGATAAAATGGCGGGGGGATGTAGACGCCATCGGAATTGCTCTGGAGACGGCCCGGCGCATGGACGATGATGTTCAGGCGCAAAAACTGCTCATTAGTTTGGATGTAGACCCGCAAATGTTAATGTAA
- the def gene encoding peptide deformylase, translated as MSIRIIVKEPDEVLHKRAKEVTKVTPNVQKLLDDMADTMYDAEGVGLAAPQVGILKRLIVIDAGDEQGLIKMINPEIIASEGEQFGPEGCLSIPGINGDVRRFETVTVKGLDREGNELIITGSGLLSRAFQHEIDHLDGVLFTDIAEKVYEIAADQAGPRRN; from the coding sequence ATGTCGATTCGTATTATCGTTAAAGAGCCGGATGAAGTGCTTCACAAAAGAGCCAAGGAAGTTACAAAAGTAACACCCAATGTGCAAAAACTGCTGGATGATATGGCAGATACAATGTATGACGCTGAAGGTGTAGGCCTTGCAGCGCCTCAAGTAGGCATTTTGAAACGTCTGATTGTCATTGATGCTGGCGATGAACAGGGCCTCATCAAAATGATTAATCCTGAAATCATCGCAAGTGAAGGCGAACAGTTCGGGCCGGAAGGCTGTCTGAGTATTCCTGGTATTAACGGCGACGTTCGTCGTTTTGAGACAGTTACCGTTAAAGGCCTGGACCGTGAAGGCAATGAACTGATTATTACGGGCAGCGGTCTGTTGTCCCGTGCATTCCAGCACGAGATTGATCACCTGGATGGGGTGCTCTTCACGGATATCGCCGAGAAGGTGTACGAAATCGCAGCGGATCAGGCTGGACCGCGACGTAATTAA
- the fmt gene encoding methionyl-tRNA formyltransferase, which yields MDLNIVFMGTPEFAVPSLDMLIAEGYNVVGVVTQPDKPQGRKKVLTPTPVKAAAERHGLPVFQPVKLRDPESVARLAEWKPDLIVTAAFGQILPKAVLDMPIRGCVNVHGSLLPKYRGGAPIQRSIINGESVTGVTLMFMAEGLDTGDMISRVEVPITDEDTSGTMFVKLSDAGSKLLQAEMPRLIAGETTAVPQDEAEASYARNLTREDEKMDWNRTSRELYNQIRGLVPFSGAFTMWDEQVFKVWAAANPNQVSDSDAPSNVQAEPGTVLQLNAAGIEVRTGDGSLWLTEVQPAGKKAMKAADFGRGGTLRPGTVLR from the coding sequence ATGGATTTGAATATTGTTTTTATGGGTACCCCGGAATTTGCTGTCCCTTCTCTGGATATGCTCATCGCTGAGGGTTATAACGTGGTGGGGGTAGTCACCCAGCCCGATAAACCGCAGGGCCGCAAAAAAGTGCTCACGCCAACGCCTGTTAAGGCTGCGGCTGAGCGCCATGGCCTGCCAGTATTTCAACCGGTGAAGCTGCGTGATCCTGAATCCGTGGCCAGATTGGCTGAGTGGAAGCCTGATTTGATTGTGACTGCAGCATTTGGGCAGATTTTACCGAAGGCAGTATTGGATATGCCAATACGAGGCTGTGTAAATGTGCACGGTTCTCTTTTGCCTAAATATCGTGGTGGTGCTCCAATTCAGCGCTCCATTATTAACGGGGAGTCCGTAACGGGAGTTACCTTGATGTTTATGGCAGAAGGTTTGGATACCGGGGACATGATCTCTCGTGTGGAAGTTCCAATTACCGATGAGGACACCTCTGGCACCATGTTTGTGAAGCTCAGCGATGCAGGCTCCAAGCTGCTGCAGGCAGAAATGCCCCGTCTTATTGCGGGGGAAACCACGGCTGTCCCTCAGGATGAAGCCGAAGCTTCGTATGCCCGCAATCTGACTAGAGAAGACGAGAAAATGGATTGGAATCGTACATCTCGTGAACTTTATAACCAGATCCGTGGTCTTGTTCCGTTCTCTGGTGCATTCACGATGTGGGACGAGCAGGTGTTCAAAGTATGGGCTGCTGCTAACCCCAATCAGGTGAGTGATTCAGATGCTCCATCCAATGTACAAGCTGAGCCGGGCACAGTGCTGCAGCTGAACGCAGCGGGCATTGAGGTGCGGACAGGCGACGGTTCACTCTGGCTCACAGAAGTTCAGCCGGCCGGCAAGAAAGCGATGAAGGCGGCTGACTTCGGTCGTGGCGGCACGTTGAGACCGGGCACGGTGTTACGATGA
- the rsmB gene encoding 16S rRNA (cytosine(967)-C(5))-methyltransferase RsmB — translation MSENRSGRSADNPSRGNGNQNRRPNPGKPGGSRKDGGSQNSEGTARSQRPKTSPRALAVKVLSAVEQDGAYSNLELNRRLKEAELSPADAGLATELVYGTIARRNTLDYFLERFVAKGIAKLQPWVRSLLRISVYQMLYLDRIPEHAVVSEAVNLAKKLGHQGISGMVNGVLRNMIRNRDELRIPNDLPAAERIALEHSHPLWMVKRWIAQYGEETAEAICKANNEPPAVSVRVNTTMTTREKLMREMESTGAVVEPSRLSPDGILVRSGGNMALTSWYRDGLFSVQDESSMLVAEAVAPEEGQTVLDCCAAPGGKTAHMAEKMQDRGRIIANDVHAHKRQLIMDQADRLGLGCIDAVTGDALDLDERYPHASFDRILLDAPCSGLGVIRRKPDVKWTKSPEDIEDISALQRELLDRVATLLKPGGVLVYSTCTIEPAENELMVADFLKRHAEYQALDSAWTGTEMEKWNPVNGGVQILPQYAHSDGFFIARLTRTANE, via the coding sequence ATGAGTGAGAATAGATCCGGCAGATCAGCAGACAATCCGAGTAGAGGTAACGGAAACCAGAACCGTCGCCCGAATCCAGGGAAGCCGGGTGGCTCCCGAAAAGATGGGGGCTCTCAAAATTCGGAAGGAACTGCGCGTTCCCAAAGACCAAAGACTTCACCGCGCGCACTTGCAGTTAAAGTGCTCAGTGCTGTGGAACAGGATGGGGCTTATAGTAACCTGGAACTCAATCGGCGTCTGAAAGAGGCTGAGCTTAGTCCGGCAGATGCAGGGCTGGCAACCGAGCTGGTATACGGAACAATTGCTAGACGGAACACGCTTGATTATTTTTTGGAACGTTTTGTAGCCAAAGGAATCGCCAAACTCCAGCCTTGGGTACGAAGTCTGCTGCGGATCAGTGTCTACCAGATGCTGTACCTGGATCGGATTCCCGAACATGCTGTTGTAAGTGAAGCCGTCAATCTGGCAAAGAAACTGGGTCACCAGGGAATCTCGGGCATGGTCAATGGCGTTCTGCGCAACATGATCCGTAACCGGGACGAATTGCGTATTCCGAATGATCTGCCAGCTGCTGAACGCATTGCACTGGAGCACTCTCATCCGCTGTGGATGGTTAAACGCTGGATCGCCCAATACGGTGAAGAGACAGCAGAAGCGATCTGCAAGGCCAATAATGAACCACCGGCAGTGAGTGTCCGGGTAAATACGACAATGACCACTCGTGAGAAACTTATGCGCGAGATGGAGAGCACGGGTGCAGTGGTAGAACCTTCCCGGTTAAGTCCTGACGGCATTCTGGTGCGTAGCGGTGGGAATATGGCACTAACGTCATGGTACCGGGATGGATTGTTCTCAGTGCAGGACGAAAGTTCCATGCTTGTGGCGGAAGCGGTCGCACCTGAAGAAGGCCAAACCGTGCTGGATTGCTGTGCAGCTCCTGGCGGTAAGACAGCTCACATGGCCGAGAAAATGCAGGACCGTGGACGGATCATTGCCAATGACGTACATGCACATAAGCGCCAGCTTATCATGGATCAGGCAGACCGCTTGGGTCTGGGCTGTATTGATGCAGTAACTGGAGATGCACTGGATCTGGATGAACGTTACCCTCATGCGTCGTTTGATCGCATCCTTCTGGATGCGCCGTGCTCAGGTCTCGGTGTCATTCGCCGGAAGCCGGATGTCAAATGGACCAAGTCGCCTGAGGATATTGAAGATATCTCGGCGCTGCAGCGTGAATTGCTGGACCGGGTTGCAACGCTGTTGAAGCCGGGCGGCGTTCTGGTGTACAGCACATGTACGATTGAGCCAGCAGAGAACGAACTTATGGTCGCTGACTTCCTGAAGCGCCATGCCGAATACCAGGCCTTGGATTCTGCCTGGACCGGAACCGAGATGGAAAAGTGGAATCCGGTGAACGGGGGCGTGCAGATCCTGCCCCAGTATGCACACAGTGACGGCTTTTTCATTGCAAGGCTAACACGTACAGCTAATGAATAA
- the rlmN gene encoding 23S rRNA (adenine(2503)-C(2))-methyltransferase RlmN — protein MKPFIYDFSLEELQQWAVENGEPAFRGGQIFDWIYVKRVNDFSEMTNLSKALREKLAEQFEFVTLTEITKFESKDGTVKFLFGLHDDHAIETVIMKHNYGNSICVTTQVGCRIGCTFCASTLGGLKRNLTAGEIVAQVVQAQKILDERGERVSSIVIMGSGEPFENYEATMTFLRIMIHEKGLNIGQRHITVSTSGIVPNIYKFADEDTQINLAISIHAPNDALRSKLMPVNRRFPFDDVMESLRYYLAKTGRRITFEYALIGGVNDQPEHAAELASVLKNMLCHVNLIPVNHVPERKYVRTSRSDIFNFQKILSEQGVNVTIRREQGHDIAAACGQLRAKHMELR, from the coding sequence ATGAAACCTTTTATATATGATTTTTCCCTGGAAGAGCTGCAGCAATGGGCTGTTGAGAATGGGGAACCCGCTTTTCGCGGTGGTCAGATTTTCGACTGGATATATGTGAAGCGAGTAAATGATTTCAGTGAAATGACGAATCTGTCCAAAGCACTGCGCGAGAAGCTGGCAGAGCAATTTGAATTTGTAACCCTTACCGAAATTACGAAATTTGAATCCAAGGATGGAACGGTGAAGTTCCTGTTTGGCCTTCATGATGATCATGCAATCGAAACGGTTATTATGAAGCACAACTATGGTAACAGCATCTGTGTAACGACACAGGTGGGCTGCCGAATCGGTTGTACGTTCTGTGCGTCCACACTGGGTGGACTGAAACGTAACCTGACAGCAGGCGAGATTGTTGCTCAGGTCGTACAGGCTCAGAAGATTCTGGATGAGCGCGGCGAACGTGTAAGCAGCATCGTTATCATGGGTTCGGGTGAACCGTTTGAAAACTACGAAGCGACAATGACTTTCCTGCGCATCATGATTCACGAAAAGGGCCTGAATATCGGTCAGCGCCACATCACGGTGTCCACAAGCGGAATCGTACCCAACATCTACAAGTTTGCTGATGAAGATACGCAGATCAATCTGGCCATCTCCATCCATGCACCGAATGATGCGCTGCGTTCCAAATTGATGCCGGTAAACCGTCGTTTTCCTTTTGACGATGTGATGGAATCCCTTCGGTATTACCTGGCCAAAACAGGCCGGAGAATAACATTCGAGTATGCCCTTATCGGTGGAGTGAACGATCAGCCGGAACATGCCGCAGAACTCGCAAGCGTGCTCAAGAACATGCTCTGCCACGTGAACCTGATCCCAGTCAATCACGTACCTGAACGCAAGTATGTAAGAACATCGAGAAGCGACATTTTCAATTTTCAGAAGATTCTTTCGGAGCAGGGTGTTAATGTAACCATTCGTCGTGAACAGGGACATGATATTGCTGCCGCTTGCGGTCAGCTTCGTGCAAAGCATATGGAGTTGAGGTGA
- a CDS encoding Stp1/IreP family PP2C-type Ser/Thr phosphatase encodes MIKTVHVSHIGRVRSVNEDSAWIRNLETGYILGIVADGMGGHLAGDTASRLAVETLVHDLGTLEPGLSHASLSAALSDAILHANEVIYRTASGDDKYHNMGTTVVAALLNDAEGVIGHIGDSRAYKIANKQVIQLTEDHTLVNELFKNGQISKEDVSHHPRRNVLTRALGTDAEVKVDLDSIKLETGEVLLLCSDGLSNLVSNEQLVQVAGNQDLPLEERADRLLQLALLAGGDDNITVALFEVQQEGSVVTETGCES; translated from the coding sequence TTGATCAAAACAGTTCATGTGAGCCATATCGGACGCGTGCGTTCGGTTAATGAAGATTCAGCCTGGATCCGTAATCTGGAGACAGGGTATATTCTGGGCATTGTCGCCGATGGCATGGGCGGGCATCTCGCTGGAGATACCGCAAGCCGTCTGGCAGTTGAGACATTGGTGCATGACCTTGGGACATTGGAACCGGGGCTGTCACATGCATCCTTGTCTGCTGCCCTCAGCGATGCTATTTTGCATGCCAACGAAGTGATATATCGGACTGCATCCGGGGATGACAAATACCACAACATGGGTACGACCGTGGTTGCTGCCTTGTTGAATGATGCCGAAGGCGTTATCGGTCATATCGGGGATAGCCGAGCTTACAAAATTGCAAACAAACAAGTGATCCAGTTAACGGAAGACCATACCCTGGTGAATGAATTGTTTAAAAATGGTCAGATCAGCAAGGAAGATGTATCTCATCATCCGCGTCGCAATGTGCTGACCCGTGCTCTGGGAACCGATGCAGAAGTAAAAGTGGATCTGGATTCCATCAAGCTGGAAACAGGCGAAGTTTTGCTGCTGTGCAGTGATGGACTTAGCAATCTGGTCAGCAACGAACAGCTCGTTCAGGTGGCCGGGAATCAGGATCTGCCGCTGGAAGAGCGAGCGGACCGACTGCTTCAGTTAGCTCTGCTGGCTGGCGGAGATGATAATATCACGGTTGCGCTGTTTGAAGTGCAACAGGAAGGTTCCGTGGTAACGGAAACGGGGTGTGAGTCATGA
- the pknB gene encoding Stk1 family PASTA domain-containing Ser/Thr kinase encodes MIGHQLGGRYEVIERVGGGGMALVYKAQDLLLNRNVAIKVLRQQFVHDEEFIRRFRREAQSAASLSHPNVVSIYDVGQEDDVHYIVMEYVEGKNLNEIIKERAPLQVDEAVRIASQIADALDHAHHNQIIHRDIKPHNILIGRNGRVKVTDFGIARAVTSTTITQTGSVVGSVHYFSPEHAKGIVTGEKSDLYSLGIVLYQMLTGQLPFLGESPISVALKHLQEEFDEPRNFNPLIPQSVENVILKSMRKNPQERYQSAKEMQNDLETCLMPERRNETKIDFPDEDDVDQTRVMPAIKPEPRGITSTGAAPVMELDEENNKGKPKTKNWKKPTLLISLTVLILIAMVGVVWYVKGMLVVPEVKVPNVVNQTEEKARQILQDEGLVVSDDIIRQYKEGVDPGIVFEQSRNEGDVVKEGSEIQLSVGAEKELTKMISVEGDSYEDAVKDLTNLGISEDRIKRKDDYSNDVASGMVISQTPGADEEFDPEQTEIVLTVSKGAETVKMPDLKNRTRNEAEQMIKSAGLVLAQVQEESSYTVEKGKVTQQWPVEAGADVKPGDKITIFVSTGYPPEALEYSFNINVSPKEEGKNSKIRITFEDARGKNQEWGTRTINKSNQALTIPLVLAPNENGAVSVYRDGQFLDTYVVTYAEAKNGTVIVPTIEPEISNQPAPPANEPEEGGGGDEGSVDSNQEGEPESTPTDGEEDNESEDTSAMNSGKGKGHGKEKNNDVVNASSRP; translated from the coding sequence ATGATTGGGCACCAGCTAGGCGGACGCTATGAAGTCATTGAGCGCGTTGGCGGTGGCGGCATGGCACTTGTGTACAAGGCCCAGGATCTCCTTCTGAACCGGAATGTGGCGATCAAGGTGCTGAGACAGCAATTTGTACATGATGAGGAATTCATCCGACGTTTCCGTAGAGAAGCGCAGTCTGCTGCTTCTTTATCTCATCCGAATGTCGTCAGCATCTATGATGTAGGCCAGGAAGATGACGTTCATTATATTGTTATGGAGTATGTGGAAGGCAAAAACCTGAATGAGATTATTAAAGAGCGGGCTCCCCTGCAGGTGGATGAAGCTGTTCGAATTGCTTCCCAAATTGCAGATGCTCTGGATCATGCACATCATAATCAGATTATCCATCGGGATATCAAACCGCATAATATATTGATTGGCCGTAACGGCCGTGTGAAGGTTACCGATTTCGGGATTGCCCGAGCGGTTACATCCACAACGATTACACAAACCGGCTCCGTAGTCGGCTCCGTGCATTACTTCTCACCAGAGCATGCCAAAGGTATTGTTACTGGCGAGAAGTCGGATTTATATTCTCTCGGTATCGTACTCTATCAAATGCTGACTGGGCAGCTACCGTTCCTCGGCGAGAGTCCGATCAGTGTTGCCTTAAAGCATCTGCAGGAAGAATTTGATGAACCTCGCAATTTCAACCCGCTGATTCCGCAAAGTGTGGAAAATGTTATTCTGAAATCAATGCGGAAAAATCCGCAGGAGCGCTATCAGTCGGCCAAGGAAATGCAGAACGATCTGGAAACCTGTTTGATGCCGGAGCGTCGCAATGAAACCAAGATCGACTTCCCGGATGAGGATGATGTGGATCAAACCCGTGTCATGCCTGCCATCAAGCCGGAACCTCGAGGAATTACTTCTACAGGCGCGGCTCCGGTCATGGAACTGGACGAGGAGAACAACAAAGGCAAGCCCAAAACGAAGAACTGGAAAAAACCAACACTATTGATCTCATTGACTGTCCTAATTTTAATCGCCATGGTGGGTGTTGTGTGGTACGTCAAGGGTATGCTCGTTGTGCCTGAAGTGAAAGTGCCTAATGTTGTTAACCAGACTGAAGAAAAGGCACGCCAGATTCTTCAGGATGAGGGTTTAGTTGTGAGCGATGATATCATTAGGCAGTACAAGGAAGGTGTCGATCCCGGCATCGTATTTGAACAAAGCCGAAACGAAGGCGATGTGGTCAAGGAAGGTTCGGAAATTCAACTTAGTGTCGGAGCCGAAAAAGAACTGACCAAAATGATCAGCGTTGAAGGTGATTCCTATGAGGATGCAGTCAAGGATCTGACGAATCTGGGGATCAGTGAAGATCGCATTAAGCGTAAAGACGATTACTCTAATGACGTTGCTTCCGGTATGGTTATCTCGCAGACTCCTGGAGCCGATGAAGAATTTGATCCGGAACAGACCGAAATTGTCTTAACGGTTAGCAAAGGCGCGGAGACGGTGAAGATGCCTGATCTGAAAAATCGTACCCGCAACGAAGCTGAGCAGATGATCAAGTCTGCCGGACTGGTTCTGGCTCAGGTTCAGGAAGAGTCGAGCTATACGGTTGAGAAGGGGAAAGTGACCCAGCAATGGCCTGTGGAAGCTGGAGCCGATGTAAAACCTGGTGACAAAATCACCATATTCGTCAGCACGGGCTATCCTCCTGAGGCATTGGAGTACTCCTTCAATATCAACGTTTCACCAAAAGAAGAGGGCAAAAACAGCAAGATTCGTATTACATTCGAAGATGCCCGTGGCAAGAATCAGGAATGGGGAACCCGGACCATTAACAAGTCCAATCAGGCCCTGACCATTCCGCTTGTTCTGGCTCCGAATGAGAATGGTGCTGTATCTGTATATCGTGATGGTCAGTTCCTGGATACGTACGTGGTTACCTACGCAGAGGCCAAGAATGGCACCGTAATTGTGCCAACCATTGAGCCTGAGATCAGTAATCAGCCAGCACCTCCAGCGAATGAGCCTGAAGAAGGCGGCGGTGGTGACGAAGGCAGCGTGGATAGCAACCAGGAAGGTGAACCTGAATCCACTCCTACCGACGGTGAAGAAGATAATGAAAGTGAAGATACGTCTGCCATGAATAGTGGCAAAGGTAAGGGGCATGGAAAAGAAAAAAATAATGACGTCGTTAACGCATCAAGCCGTCCATGA
- the rsgA gene encoding ribosome small subunit-dependent GTPase A: protein MPEGIIVKALSGYYYVMPLLENGVPSVEGSAVQCRARGIFKKRGVSPLVGDRVSYMLTENGEGTVDEIRERETELIRPPVANVSLAVLLFSVKEPDMNLNLLDKFLVHIEQAGLDALIVLTKQDLVDPEKDTRDTVAEVKALYEQIGYEVISTSSRTGEGNEQLKERLAGKISVFSGQSGVGKSSMLNALMPGLTLETSEISMRLGRGKHTTRHVELIPLDNGGFVADTPGFSQLDFLEIGVEELSTCFREFAQYADQCKFRGCTHTHEPQCRVLAAKEEGLISDSRYRHYELFLTEMKDKKRRY from the coding sequence ATGCCAGAAGGTATCATCGTAAAAGCGCTAAGCGGTTACTATTATGTCATGCCATTGTTAGAAAACGGGGTGCCTTCGGTTGAAGGCTCCGCCGTTCAATGCCGAGCGAGAGGCATATTCAAGAAGAGAGGCGTGTCTCCGCTTGTAGGTGACCGCGTTAGCTATATGCTGACAGAGAATGGTGAAGGAACAGTAGACGAGATTCGAGAACGGGAGACTGAATTAATCCGTCCCCCTGTTGCGAACGTCAGTCTGGCTGTTCTTCTGTTCTCCGTTAAAGAACCAGACATGAACCTCAATCTGCTGGACAAATTTCTTGTACATATCGAGCAGGCGGGACTGGATGCTCTCATTGTATTAACGAAGCAGGATCTCGTAGACCCAGAGAAAGATACCAGGGACACTGTGGCCGAGGTTAAGGCGCTCTACGAACAGATTGGGTATGAAGTCATCTCGACCAGCTCGCGAACCGGCGAAGGCAATGAACAGCTCAAAGAGCGCCTTGCAGGCAAGATTAGTGTGTTCTCTGGTCAGTCCGGTGTAGGTAAGTCTTCCATGCTTAATGCCCTGATGCCAGGGCTGACGCTGGAAACGAGTGAAATCAGTATGCGTCTTGGCCGCGGCAAACATACGACCAGACATGTTGAATTGATCCCGCTGGATAATGGCGGATTTGTAGCAGATACACCCGGATTCAGCCAACTGGACTTTCTGGAGATTGGTGTGGAGGAACTATCCACCTGTTTCCGGGAATTTGCCCAGTATGCGGATCAGTGTAAATTCCGCGGCTGTACCCATACGCATGAGCCCCAATGCCGAGTACTTGCAGCCAAGGAGGAAGGTCTAATCTCCGACAGCCGCTACCGGCATTATGAGCTTTTCCTTACAGAAATGAAAGACAAGAAGCGGAGGTACTAA